The Lasioglossum baleicum chromosome 12, iyLasBale1, whole genome shotgun sequence genome includes a region encoding these proteins:
- the Mrm2 gene encoding mitochondrial rRNA methyltransferase 2, translated as MKGLIRNFHAGAALCREKPQNLKGKKHSSQLWLMRQLKDPYVEMAKRENYRCRSAFKLLEIDRRYNILKPGQIVIDCGAAPGSWTQVAVAKTNADGRILNNPIGTVIAIDKQAIFPIDGANILSKMDFTTATSQAELFKVLQDRKADVVLSDMAPNSTGTRELDQQSIAKLVYAAMKFALQVTKTDGTFVCKIWDGGMSQQIEQDLLRFYRTVKNVRPPSTRDDSTEKFFLARGFRGIKSKADSTM; from the coding sequence ATGAAGGGTTTAATAAGGAATTTTCATGCTGGCGCTGCATTATGCCGAGAGAAACCGCAAAATTTGAAAGGCAAGAAGCACAGCTCTCAGTTATGGCTTATGAGGCAGCTGAAAGATCCGTACGTAGAGATGGCCAAGCGAGAGAACTATAGGTGTAGAAGTGCGTTCAAGTTGTTAGAGATAGACCGAAGATACAATATATTGAAACCTGGACAAATCGTAATAGACTGCGGAGCTGCACCTGGCAGTTGGACACAAGTTGCTGTTGCAAAGACAAACGCAGATGGGAGAATCCTGAATAATCCGATTGGCACTGTGATTGCGATAGACAAACAAGCAATTTTTCCAATCGACGGTGCAAATATATTGAGTAAAATGGATTTCACAACAGCCACGTCGCAAGCTGAGCTGTTTAAGGTATTACAAGATAGGAAAGCAGATGTAGTTTTATCGGATATGGCACCTAATTCCACTGGCACGAGAGAGTTAGACCAACAAAGTATAGCGAAACTTGTATACGCTGCTATGAAGTTTGCTTTGCAAGTTACAAAGACGGATGGAACATTTGTCTGTAAGATATGGGATGGCGGAATGTCGCAACAAATAGAACAAGATTTACTAAGATTTTATAGAACCGTTAAGAACGTCAGACCTCCATCAACGAGGGACGATTCTACGGAAAAGTTTTTCTTGGCAAGGGGTTTCAGAGGGATAAAAAGTAAAGCGGATAGTACAATGTAA
- the LOC143214309 gene encoding uncharacterized protein LOC143214309, with translation MLTISQRRRHPRWRMLFTVVILSSFVRHCELTSAKRLTDVGSSSSSSTLSRSSGETRSQTLGSPNDLAWQAWLLLDSQTGAHSGMDSATFLRRITPKSVFIAPALLELPPCPDGYREDTMGRCVKIVNIDQDAHLEFLLQQLNNRYGNRGSSDSYSSNSKKSNGPFQFNIPLLPSSDSEPSKLEAEEVRDTIKVPVVVRLPVEKRPLEDIVANHDTKNTKPKDDEFGFLPADSSVSSSEKQEAPTKFDAVVPVAEFPVDEANETFPEMVTYQIPTDLKTLLNMSSLKTINITDDQAAWKNGSQLLNSTEATPMLILLPSTATSPNLVVPNAEDLPLESNASHQTHVRESNVTKNVTDTEAISEIVPEPTLPNKDPDIPLSVVERVDGNSSDTRNSSASSFQESPETEPYYDDEEAIEDYGDSTDLPDEESSETEGGEILKHGEAGMAILLKDIKRLQNEHRQQAETTATDANNNETPTEDLLADSWTSSNESTTTDKEERDEAGSNVSSEVSINGDMIVETTLLDVTTDKTRNITRTSDSNSTSSIDEGDEYLRELFESEKEMDQEPSTENIQSTEKVQTDQDRPMEDAKSDELEAAPSSSESLLYNPSFQDQYAEGDPITEIHTIDEQSADNKKAAFVKKSRVPNFRPTQDERHSTYPKQPVKFPSEEVNSIHSQDYKERAPYPLDDGLHSSTKSSVFAHQKPFHRGLSSWRTASRSQQVSNQQVGTSSRRQWQRQPPISISFWTAMPLMRDPSLYSTDQDSHSKTTNGETYTKNRFPEVSPS, from the coding sequence atgttgaCGATAAGCCAGCGACGGAGGCATCCTCGATGGAGAATGCTCTTCACCGTCGTTATTTTATCGAGTTTCGTCAGGCATTGCGAGTTAACGTCTGCAAAGAGACTAACCGACGTCGGTTCATCCTCTTCGTCGTCCACGTTGTCGAGAAGTTCCGGTGAAACGAGGTCTCAGACCTTGGGTTCGCCGAACGATCTAGCTTGGCAGGCTTGGCTCCTGTTGGACTCTCAAACAGGAGCACACTCCGGGATGGACTCCGCGACATTTCTACGACGAATAACCCCGAAGAGTGTGTTCATCGCGCCGGCTTTACTAGAATTGCCACCATGCCCGGATGGTTACCGCGAGGACACGATGGGGAGGTGCGTGAAGATCGTGAACATCGACCAAGATGCGCACTTGGAGTTCCTTCTTCAACAACTGAACAATCGATACGGCAACCGAGGAAGCTCGGACTCTTACAGCAGCAATTCGAAGAAATCGAACGGTCCTTTCCAGTTCAACATCCCTCTGCTTCCTAGTTCAGACTCGGAGCCGTCGAAACTGGAAGCTGAAGAGGTTAGGGACACGATAAAGGTTCCGGTGGTGGTACGGCTTCCGGTGGAGAAACGGCCGTTGGAGGATATCGTCGCAAATCATGACACGAAGAACACCAAGCCGAAGGACGACGAGTTCGGTTTCCTTCCTGCAGACTCCAGCGTCTCATCTTCGGAGAAACAAGAAGCTCCGACGAAGTTCGACGCGGTGGTTCCTGTAGCAGAGTTCCCTGTGGACGAGGCGAACGAGACCTTCCCCGAGATGGTCACTTACCAGATACCGACCGACTTGAAAACGTTGCTGAACATGTCGAGCCTGAAGACGATCAACATCACCGACGATCAAGCGGCGTGGAAGAATGGATCGCAGCTTCTGAATTCGACAGAAGCGACACCTATGCTGATCCTACTTCCGTCGACGGCGACGTCGCCGAACTTGGTGGTCCCAAACGCGGAGGATCTACCTTTAGAGAGCAACGCAAGCCATCAAACGCACGTTCGGGAGAGCAATGTGACGAAGAACGTTACTGATACAGAAGCTATCAGTGAGATCGTTCCAGAACCGACGCTCCCGAACAAAGATCCCGACATACCACTGTCCGTGGTAGAGAGGGTCGATGGAAACTCGTCGGACACTCGGAACTCGAGTGCATCGAGCTTCCAAGAGTCGCCGGAAACGGAACCGTACTACGACGACGAAGAAGCGATCGAAGATTACGGGGACAGCACGGACCTGCCGGACGAGGAATCATCGGAAACGGAAGGCGGTGAGATTTTGAAGCACGGCGAGGCCGGGATGGCGATACTACTGAAAGATATTAAACGATTACAGAATGAACACCGGCAACAAGCGGAAACTACTGCGACCGACGCGAATAACAACGAAACACCAACGGAGGATCTGTTGGCTGACTCGTGGACAAGTTCGAACGAGTCCACGACCACGGATAAAGAGGAACGGGACGAGGCTGGTAGCAACGTGTCCAGCGAGGTTAGCATCAACGGCGACATGATCGTGGAGACTACGCTTTTGGATGTGACCACAGATAAAACACGGAACATCACGAGGACATCGGACAGCAACAGCACCAGCAGTATCGACGAAGGCGACGAGTATCTGCGGGAGCTGTTTGAATCAGAAAAGGAGATGGATCAGGAACCCTCTACTGAAAACATCCAGAGCACGGAGAAAGTGCAAACTGATCAAGACAGACCGATGGAGGATGCTAAGAGCGACGAACTAGAGGCAGCACCTTCATCCTCGGAGTCTCTGTTGTACAACCCGAGTTTCCAAGATCAATACGCCGAAGGGGATCCTATCACCGAGATCCACACGATCGACGAGCAATCGGCGGATAACAAGAAGGCTGCGTTTGTAAAGAAGTCCAGAGTTCCGAACTTCAGACCCACTCAAGACGAAAGACACTCCACCTATCCGAAACAACCTGTCAAGTTCCCATCGGAAGAGGTGAACAGCATACACAGTCAGGACTACAAAGAAAGAGCTCCGTATCCTCTGGACGACGGACTTCATTCCAGCACCAAGAGCAGCGTATTCGCCCATCAGAAGCCCTTCCACCGAGGACTATCCTCTTGGCGAACGGCTTCTCGTAGCCAGCAGGTGTCTAACCAACAGGTGGGGACGTCGTCGCGAAGACAGTGGCAGAGACAACCGCCGATTTCGATCTCTTTTTGGACGGCTATGCCTCTGATGAGGGATCCCAGTCTATACTCAACCGACCAAGACTCTCACAGCAAGACGACGAACGGTGAAACGTACACCAAGAACAGATTCCCGGAGGTCTCACCATCCTGA